A stretch of DNA from Deinococcus radiophilus:
CCGGCCATTACAAAGCGGACCCGCTGGGAGCCCAGGCCGCCCGGGAAGTGGCCACCCAGCTGGTCGATCGCGCAGCTGTTCAGGGCGACCAGGTCTCAGCGCGGGCCTGGGAGATGGACGTCTGGGAATACCGGAACCCTGCCTCACTGACCTTTAATATCGGTCAGGATGCGGCAGGCGACCGTGAACAGGTCGCGGCCCTGTGGCCTACCACCCCGGAAGCGGGGTCCCTCGGCGGACACGACACGGAGCGCGTGGCCGCCACACTAACAGGTGAATTCAACGATCCGTCCACCATTCTGGTGCTGCTCACCAATACGGCGGCGAGTGTGGGGGCGTCCAGCAGTGAGCTGCTCGGAACCAGTGCGCCTGAATATCAGCAGGTCCTGCAGGGCTGGACCAGACTCCAGGGCACTCAGGACGGTGCCACGGTTAATCTGCCCTACACCGTCAAGAGCCCCACAGGAGAACTTCAAAACCAACTTCAAGCGGTCGTTTTTATTCCCAAGACCTTTACCGGAGCGTCACTTGCTCAGCCACGCTCGGAGCTGCTCAAAGCCGGCCCGGCTGCGGCCCAAGAGGCGCAGAAACCGGCGAACGCCGGTCCGGTGCTTGGCCTGCTGCTGGGCGCGCTGGTCCTGGGGGCGCTGGCCTTTTTTGGCCGGTCCCTGCTGCGCGGGGGTTCCCGCGGTAGCCTGGACATCGAGGGGACCACCTTCAGCCTGCGTGACCTCCGTGCGGGTCAACCGTTCGCGGTTATTGCCGGCCCCGGTTACGTTGCCGAGAACGGCCGCAGCCCCGTGCTGATCCCTGGATTCCCTCCCGAGGCGGTGGCCGAGATCAGTCTAAAAGGCAAGGACCTGCAGATCGGCAGCGTCCACAATGCGCTTCGCCTGGACGCCCTCAACGGCCAGACGCTGCCGGGAACGGTCGCCACGGTGCCTCTGCGGCCCAGCCAACCAGACCACGTCCTGGAGTTCAGCGGTGAACTGCCTGGGCCCGGCGGCGTACCCAAACCGATCCGCCGCAAAATCAACCTTAATTACCTCCCAGGAGAGTGAGCATGAATGTCAACAGTTTTTTCGACCAGCTCTGGCCAATCTACTCTCAGACGCAGTTCTGGCTCACGGCCCTTGCTGGCCTCGCGCTGTGGTACCTGATGTCCCTCGCCTTGGCTCACATGATGGTCGGCGGAGGCAAAGAACCGGTCAGCGCGGTGTCGACGGCCATGTTCACGGCCCTGATCGTTGGTCTCGTGCTGCTGGCTGTCTCGGCCTGGTTTTTGATTCGTCCGACCGACCTGATCTACATGGTCGCCCTATCAGTGACGTTCGGGCTGTTGGCCCTGATTCTCACCCTCACATTCTCTTCACTGGGGAGGCGCTAAATGGCCGCTGAACAACTGAGTGTGTATAAGACCCTGGTGATCGGCCTGGGCAGCACCGGTACTGAGATTCTCCAAGCCTTGGCCGAGCGTGTGAAATGGGAAGTGGGCCGCCTCGACCGTGCACCATGGATCGAGTTCCTAGCTCTGGAGACCGACGCGGCCAAGGAAAACCTCTTCAAGCGCGAGCGTCCCGACGATTTCCAGACCCTGAGCATTTCCGCCAGCGCCTGGCGCGATCTGCTGGAGCGTCCCGAACTGTACGATTCCAGCATCGCCCTGACTCGGTGGGCCGACATGGACACCCTGGCGCAGCTACCGGGGGCGTCTGTAGACGCCGGCGCCGGACACATCCGCATGGTCGGCCGCCTGTCCTTGCTCTACCCTGAGAACTACAGCAAGGTCAAAAATGCGGTCGCGCAGCGCGTCAGTCGCCTGCGGCAGTTGTCGGAGGCCGACGCACGTAAAGCCCTGAACGAGAGCAATGCCGGCCTGGAGATGGAAGCGCGCTTTGCGGTGACCGAAAAGGGCCAGTCCGGACTGCGGGTGATTGTGGTGGGCACGCTCTGCGGAGGAACCTGCAGCGGGACGGCGTCGGACATGGGCATCCTGCTGCGCACCATCTTGAACGACGACGAGCGGGTGCTGGGCATGTTCACCATGCCGCATCCGGATCTCAGCATCGCCCAGCAGTCTGATGCTGAGGTCTGGAAGGCCAATACGTATCACGCGCTGACCGAACTCAACCAGTACCACCTGCACAGCGATGAGGACCGTTACAAGACCATCAAGTATCCGGACAAGGCCGAAGGAACGCCGCTGCTCGGAAAAGACGAGATGCCCTACGACGTGGTCTATCTGCTGCGGCCCAACTCTACCGAACCCGGTGACCTGAACCGGCTCAACAGCGCGGTCGCCGACCGGATGTTTCTCAACATTTTCGTGCCGGAAACCGACCCCATGGCCTTTATGGTCAATGCCGGGCCGGTAGCGCTGCGGCAAGGCCGCGCCCTGGCCTTTTCCACCTTCGGTCTCTCGACCATCGAGTACCCGATGCGGCGGATCCTGGAGGCCCTGAAATACCGCAGCCTGGTCCGCGCGGTCGACCACTGGAAGGATCAGTCTTTTTCCGGCGACCTCGACAGTGAATTGAATCGCCTGGGCCTGACCGCCGACGCGCTGCGGGAGACCCTACTGATCGATTCCGAAAGCAGCAGCAGCATCGAGCCGATTCTGGATGCCAAGAAGGCCGAAGTGGTCCGGCACGCCCGCGCCGGGAACATTGACGCGGCCCGCGCCGCCTACCGGGATTTGAGCTCAGCCTTCGCGGCGAACCGCGGTGACGGTTTGCAGGGCCTTGTGCTGGATACGGTGAAAAAACGGCGGACGCACGCGGCTCAGGTCTTCCACGACCGGCTGCGGGGCGTGGTCGACCAGTACCTGCTGAATTACGATGCTGGGCCCAAATACCTGCTGGACCTGTTCGCCGGGGTCGAACCCCGCATCGGAGAACTGCGCAGCTGGCAGGCGGGTGAGCAGTCCAACGCGGTCGAGCAGACCCTGGGTCAACTTCAGGAGATTCAGAGCAATACGCTGCTGGGTATGTTTTTCCTTAAAGGTAAAGCGTCTCAGGGCCTGATCGGCGGCCTGAACCGCGCCCTTAACGCAGACGTCAAAGTGCGGCTGGATCAAAAAGTCATCGAAGGTCTCAGCGACGGGGCGTCCGCCTCCGGCACCCGGCGCATGGACCCAGGCACCCTCACGCTAATTTCCG
This window harbors:
- a CDS encoding tubulin-like doman-containing protein; this encodes MAAEQLSVYKTLVIGLGSTGTEILQALAERVKWEVGRLDRAPWIEFLALETDAAKENLFKRERPDDFQTLSISASAWRDLLERPELYDSSIALTRWADMDTLAQLPGASVDAGAGHIRMVGRLSLLYPENYSKVKNAVAQRVSRLRQLSEADARKALNESNAGLEMEARFAVTEKGQSGLRVIVVGTLCGGTCSGTASDMGILLRTILNDDERVLGMFTMPHPDLSIAQQSDAEVWKANTYHALTELNQYHLHSDEDRYKTIKYPDKAEGTPLLGKDEMPYDVVYLLRPNSTEPGDLNRLNSAVADRMFLNIFVPETDPMAFMVNAGPVALRQGRALAFSTFGLSTIEYPMRRILEALKYRSLVRAVDHWKDQSFSGDLDSELNRLGLTADALRETLLIDSESSSSIEPILDAKKAEVVRHARAGNIDAARAAYRDLSSAFAANRGDGLQGLVLDTVKKRRTHAAQVFHDRLRGVVDQYLLNYDAGPKYLLDLFAGVEPRIGELRSWQAGEQSNAVEQTLGQLQEIQSNTLLGMFFLKGKASQGLIGGLNRALNADVKVRLDQKVIEGLSDGASASGTRRMDPGTLTLISDETRLVTDRLNSLRKRLINQSDRWRMHRSSLENDSAAVNGLSLFEPSPNGSVEKEEELAVDDRQIEAHAIDLIRSWTDLNRGILPGANDPDWLRMPWSPGQDNFERSQLDRLEQKALEPFESRLKGSGKDIITRLEERRSPSFDPGAQAIHASDKARIFLNVNEPLGQLDPMSPLPRRKLLISKRMTPEFRRSLQPWSNANPGAKEVEGVDPNRVVMLEEWYRFALRGADDVREMSFATPTRFNTY